One window of the Eucalyptus grandis isolate ANBG69807.140 chromosome 8, ASM1654582v1, whole genome shotgun sequence genome contains the following:
- the LOC104415968 gene encoding auxin-induced protein 6B-like → MKVKKGWLAVQVGLEEEDGGVERFVIPISYLYHPLFKRLLDKAHEAYGYHANGPLRLPCSVDDFLHLRWRIEKESSGSHHHHNHHQNQNHNHHFHGALSFHSC, encoded by the coding sequence ATGAAGGTGAAGAAGGGGTGGCTCGCGGTTCAAGTCgggttggaggaagaagatggcggCGTCGAGAGATTTGTGATCCCCATCTCATATCTCTACCATCCCCTCTTCAAGAGACTCCTGGACAAGGCTCACGAGGCTTATGGTTACCATGCGAATGGCCCGCTCCGGCTTCCTTGCTCCGTGGACGATTTCCTTCATCTTCGGTGGAGGATCGAGAAAGAATCTTCTGgcagccaccaccaccacaaccaccaccaaaaccaaaaccacaaCCACCACTTCCATGGTGCTTTGTCCTTCCACTCTTGTTAA